One part of the Lotus japonicus ecotype B-129 chromosome 2, LjGifu_v1.2 genome encodes these proteins:
- the LOC130737884 gene encoding uncharacterized protein LOC130737884, whose translation MEDDMEKLSNSEEEEELRSTTFQRLKSHSLQLLDLIRNPNNQNQKHFSLVVIPELLHFLHNSSSSDLQPFFDYTLFPLLLLLDAAIQCRSSQKVDSQEMYVPKTPFQVSDGIAEGVVHCLEELLSKCHLNSVDQMVVLLKKLTYGALLSPSEASEEFREGILLCFRALLLSLHSCCDVSCSCKQITGLPALSDNIYNDRLHKTFNYGSESGECLLAFLRSEAASAAVGHWLSLLLKAADTESARGQRGSSRLRIEAFKTLRVLVAKIGSADALAFFLPGIVSQLAKVLHAAKTMISGAAGSMESIDQAIRGLAEFLMIVLQDDANASVLDTETSSNFDSNECKSSISLLEELRYLQDKDCAKTKSFEDRSVESENISCSQNQLQGIGSTSPVKENKSLHVTRTKDWIQKTSAHVNKLLSATFPQICIHSSQKVRKGLVEAIKGLLLECFYTLRESRQMLLECLCALAVDESDDVSSTSQDFLECLFSQNRKTLIERDAADIFIRHLEKLPKVVLSNEESNAVLHAQQLLTIIFYSGPRLLVDHLQSPVGAAKFLDVFATCLSHNSVFSGSLGKITSSRSSTLGYLPSIAELKSGANFFSYGLPLINSGSCEAPKCSLIEEKSTQGPFKSAHENKKLPRMPPWFSYVGSLKLYQPLSWILRLLALSSVADHRSEGLLSHLTETLLGYFRKLVTDLRLKEYKKESWQSWYDRTGSGQLLRQASTAACMLNEIIFGLSDQAVSDFARKFHRSSISTRGQDQSDKLDCSLCESFWKMPKDKGVKSRLVDCIGEILHEYLSAEVWNVPVDRRVADLQLDFAVEDISLYFFQDSAMLHEVIIDGVGIFNLCLGKDFVSNGFLHSSLYLLLENLSSSNSQVRNAADTVLHILSSSSGYPTVGHLVLENADYVIDSICRQLRHLDLNHHVPNVLASILSYIGVANKILPLLEEPMRSVSMELEILGRDQHPHLTVPFLKAVAEIVKASKHEARLLPPQAESFAIDVRSIISNAEETTQDQWEDVSLKLNDSRRYRRTVGSIAGSCITAAIPLLASFNQEICLAALDIIESGLLALAKVEAAYKHEREIKEATEEALQSLSLYLLKDTLDTIEEGADENRLLPAMNKIWPFLVTCIQNRNPVAVRRSLNVISNVVQICGGDFFTRRFHTDGTHLWKLLTTSPFRKKTYFNDDRTPLQLPYRSSSVSSEDSLAETSYLKVQIAVLNMVADLCRNKRSTSALELVLKKVSGLVVGIACSSVVGLRDASLNALHGLASIDADLVWLLLADIYFTVKKTETSPPPRPDLPDISEILPFPSSPKEHLYLQYGGQSHGFDIDMASVEFVFTKVNSEYEMYG comes from the exons ATGGAAGACGACATGGAGAAACTGAGcaactcagaagaagaagaagaactcaGAAGCACAACCTTCCAACGCTTGAAATCACACTCTTTGCAACTTCTCGACCTAATCCGTAACCCTAACAATCAGAACCAGAAGCATTTTTCTCTTGTTGTAATCCCGGAACTCCTTCATTTCCTTCACAATTCTTCATCCTCTGATTTACAACCGTTCTTTGa CTACACTTTGTTCCCGTTACTTCTGCTCCTCGACGCCGCAATTCAATGCAGATCATCTCAGAAGGTTGACTCTCAGGAAATGTATGTCCCCAAAACACCTTTTCAAGTGAGTGATGGCATTGCTGAAGGCGTCGTTCATTGCTTGGAGGAACTTCTGAGCAAGTGTCATTTGAATTCTGTGGATCAG ATGGTTGTGCTACTGAAGAAGTTAACTTATGGGGCTTTGCTGTCACCGTCCGAGGCTTCAGAGGAGTTTCGTGAAGGAATTTTGTTGTGTTTCAGGGCACTGCTTTTAAGTTTACATTCCTGTTGTGATGTGTCATGCTCATGTAAACAGATTACTGGTTTGCCTGCACTCTCAGATAACATTTATAATGATAGACTTCATAAAACCTTCAATTATGGTTCAGAATCAGGAGAATGTCTACTTGCATTTCTCCGGTCTGAAGCTGCATCAGCTGCTGTAGGACACTGGCTATCACTTCTTCTCAAA GCTGCAGATACAGAGTCTGCAAGGGGACAACGAGGTTCTTCAAGACTTCGAATTGAAGCCTTCAAAACTCTGCGGGTGCTTGTTGCTAAG ATTGGTTCTGCAGATGCATTAGCCTTCTTTTTACCCGGCATTGTTAGTCAGTTAGCTAAAGTTTTGCATGCTGCAAAAACAATGATAAGTGGGGCTGCTGGAAGCATGGAGTCTATTGATCAAGCAATTAGAGGTTTAGCAGAGTTCCTTATGATAGTACTCCAAGATGATGCTAATGCATCTGTCCTGGATACTGAAACGTCTTCAAACTTTGATTCAAATGAGTGTAAATCTAGTATTTCTCTTTTGGAGGAGCTCCGTTACTTGCAAGATAAAGATTGTGCTAAAACAAAATCTTTTGAAGATAGAAGTGTAGAGTCAGAAAACATTTCTTGTTCCCAAAATCAACTTCAAGGAATAGGGAGCACCAGTCCTGTCAAAGAGAACAAGTCTTTGCATGTGACCCGAACAAAAGATTGGATCCAGAAGACGTCAGCACATGTAAATAAGCTGTTGAGTGCAACTTTCCCACAA ATCTGTATTCACTCTTCACAAAAGGTGAGAAAGGGACTTGTTGAGGCCATAAAAGGACTATTATTGGAGTGCTTCTACACACTGCGGGAGAGTAGACAGATGCTTCTG GAGTGCTTATGTGCTTTGGCTGTTGATGAATCTGATGATGTCTCTTCAACTTCACAAGATTTCCTTGAGTGTCTGTTCTCACAGAATCGGAAAACTCTTATTGAACGTGATGCTGCCGATATATTTATTAG GCACCTTGAAAAGCTTCCCAAAGTGGTGCTTAGTAATGAGGAGTCAAATGCGGTGTTACACGCTCAACAATTATTgacaataatattttattctGGTCCTCGTCTATTGGTGgatcatcttcagtctcct GTAGGAGCTGCTAAATTTCTGGATGTGTTTGCTACATGTCTAAGCCATAATTCAGTGTTCTCTGGTTCGCTTGGAAAAATTACTTCAAGTCGATCATCAACCCTCGGATACCTTCCCTCGATTGCTGAGTTGAAATCTGGAGCTAATTTCTTTAGTTATGGTCTTCCCCTTATAAATTCTGGTTCATGTGAAGCCCCTAAGTGCAGCCTTATTGAAGAAAAAAGTACACAAGGACCTTTTAAAAGTGCACACGAGAACAAAAAGCTTCCTCGTATGCCCCCTTGGTTCAGTTATGTTGGTAGTCTTAAGCTATACCAGCCACTTTCATGGATTCTCCGACTTTTGGCTTTATCTTCAGTCGCAG ATCATAGAAGTGAAGGTCTTCTGTCGCATTTGACTGAAACTCTGCTTGGTTACTTCCGTAAATTGGTTACTGACCTCCGTTTAAAAGAATACAAAAAAGAAAGCTGGCAATCTTGGTATGACAGGACTGGTTCTGGACAGTTATTGCGGCAGGCAAGCACAGCTGCATGCATGCTAAATGAGATTATATTTGGTCTATCAGATCAAGCAGTGAGTGATTTTGCTAGAAAGTTTCATAGGTCTtctattagcacaagaggtcagGATCAGTCTGACAAActtgattgttcattgtgtgaATCTTTCTGGAAGATGCCAAAGGATAAAGGTGTAAAAAGTCGTTTAGTTGATTGCATTGGTGAGATCTTACATGAGTATCTATCTGCTGAGGTGTGGAATGTCCCAGTTGATCGCAGAGTTGCTGACCTGCAGCTTGATTTTGCTGTCGAAGATATTAGTCTATACTTTTTCCAAGACTCCGCAATGTTACATGAGG TTATTATTGATGGAGTTGGTATCTTTAATCTATGCCTCGGAAAAGATTTTGTTTCAAATGGATTTCTTCACTCTTCTCTTTATTTATTGCTGGAGAATCTCAGTTCTTCAAACTCCCAAGTTAGAAATGCTGCAGATACAGTCTTGCATATACTTTCCTCCTCATCTGGCTATCCAACG GTTGGACActtggttttggaaaatgcagACTATGTGATTGATTCAATATGTCGGCAATTACGCCATTTGGACCTTAATCATCATGTGCCAAATGTGCTGGCATCCATACTGTCCTACATTGGAGTGGCTAACAAGATATTGCCACTACTGGAGGAACCG ATGCGCTCCGTGTCAATGGAACTCGAAATACTGGGTAGAGATCAACATCCGCATTTAACTGTACCATTTTTAAAG GCTGTAGCAGAAATTGTGAAGGCATCAAAACATGAAGCCCGTCTGTTGCCCCCTCAGGCAGAGTCATTTGCCATAGATGTCAGGTCTATAATCTCCAATGCTGAAGAAACAACGCAAG ACCAATGGGAGGATGTTTCATTGAAGTTAAATGATTCTAGAAGATATAGACGAACAGTTGGTTCCATTGCTGGTTCATGTATTACTGCAGCAATCCCTCTTCTAGCTTCATTCAACCAAGAGATATGCTTGGCCGCCCTGGATATAATTGAG AGTGGCCTGTTGGCACTAGCAAAAGTAGAAGCAGCTTATAAACATGAAAGAGAAATTAAAGAAGCAACAGAAGAAGCACTACAATCACTGTCATTGTATCTGCTGAAGGATACTTTGGATACTATTGAAGAAGGGGCTGATGAAAACAGGCTGCTTCCGGCAATGAATAAAATATGGCCATTCTTGGTTACTTGTATCCAGAACAGAAACCCAGTG GCTGTCCGGAGATCTCTGAATGTGATCAGCAATGTTGTGCAAATCTGTGGAGGAGATTTCTTCACACGTCGTTTCCACACTGATGGGACACACTTGTGGAAACTTCTGACGACATCCCCATTTCGGAAAAAGACCTATTTCAATGATGACAGGACCCCTTTACAACTTCCTTATAGAAGCAGTTCTGTAAGTTCAGAGGATTCATTGGCTGAGACTTCTTATCTGAAGGTTCAGATTGCAGTGCTTAACATGGTTGCGGATTTATGCCGAAATAAGAGGAGTACCTCAGCGTTAGAACTTGTTCTGAAGAAGGTAAGTGGTCTGGTTGTAGGGATAGCTTGTAGCAGCGTAGTTGGACTTCGCGATGCTTCCCTAAATGCCCTTCATGGGCTTGCATCTATTGATGCTGATCTTGTGTGGCTTCTCTTAGCTGATATCTATTTCACTGTAAAGAAGACAGAAACTTCGCCTCCGCCTAGACCAGATTTACCAGATATCTCTGAAATCCTCCCTTTCCCTTCATCTCCCAAAGAACATCTATATTTGCAGTATGGGGGGCAGAGTCATGGTTTTGACATAGATATGGCCTCCGTGGAGTTTGTTTTCACGAAAGTTAATTCTGAATATGAAATGTATGGTTGA